The following are encoded together in the Salvia splendens chloroplast, complete genome genome:
- the ndhH gene encoding NADH-plastoquinone oxidoreductase subunit 7, with protein MGMNFFLLSEMHGRLTREKLMITPIPRNDLMIVNMGPHHPSMHGVLRLIVTLDGEDVIDCEPILGYLHRGMEKIAENRTIIQYLPYVTRWDYLATMFTEAITVNGPEQLGNIQVPKRASYIRAIMLELSRIASHLLWLGPFMADIGAQTPFFYIFRERELIYDLFEAATGMRMMHNYFRIGGVAADLPYGWVDKCLDFCDYFLTGVAEYQKLITRNPIFLERVEGVGIIGGEEALNWGLSGPMLRASGIQWDLRKVDRYECYDEFDWEIQWQNEGDSLARYLVRIGEMRESIKIIQQALEGIPGGPYENLESRRFDRIKDPEWNDFEYRFISKKPSPTFELSKQELYVRVEAPKGELGIFLIGDQSVFPWRWKIRPPGFINLQILPQLVKRMKLADIMTILGSIDIIMGEVDR; from the coding sequence ATGGGAATGAACTTCTTTTTACTTTCAGAAATGCATGGAAGACTGACTCGGGAAAAACTTATGATTACACCAATTCCAAGAAACGACCTTATGATAGTGAATATGGGGCCTCACCACCCATCAATGCATGGTGTTCTTCGACTGATCGTTACTCTCGACGGTGAAGATGTTATTGACTGTGAACCTATATTAGGTTATTTACATAGAGGAATGGAGAAAATTGCGGAAAATCGAACAATTATACAATATTTGCCTTATGTAACACGTTGGGATTATTTAGCTACCATGTTTACAGAAGCAATAACCGTAAATGGACCCGAACAGCTAGGCAATATTCAAGTACCTAAAAGGGCTAGCTATATTAGAGCTATTATGCTGGAGTTGAGTCGTATCGCTTCCCATTTGTTATGGCTTGGTCCTTTTATGGCAGATATTGGGGCACAGACCCCTTTTTTCTATATTTTTCGAGAACGAGAATTAATATATGACCTATTTGAAGCTGCTACCGGTATGCGCATGATGCATAATTATTTTCGTATCGGAGGAGTTGCTGCTGATCTACCTTATGGCTGGGTAGATAAATGTTTGGATTTTTGCGATTATTTTTTAACTGGGGTTGCTGAATATCAAAAGCTTATTACACGAAATCCTATTTTTTTAGAACGAGTTGAAGGCGTAGGTATTATTGGTGGAGAAGAAGCACTAAATTGGGGTTTATCGGGGCCAATGCTACGAGCTTCGGGAATCCAATGGGATCTTCGTAAAGTTGATCGTTATGAGTGTTATGACGAATTTGATTGGGAGATTCAATGGCAAAACGAAGGTGATTCATTAGCTCGTTATTTAGTACGAATCGGTGAAATGAGAGAATCCATCAAAATAATCCAACAAGCCTTGGAAGGAATTCCAGGGGGGCCCTATGAGAATTTAGAAAGCCGGCGCTTTGATAGAATAAAAGACCCTGAATGGAATGATTTTGAATATCGATTTATTAGTAAAAAGCCTTCTCCCACTTTTGAATTATCCAAGCAAGAACTTTATGTAAGAGTCGAAGCACCAAAAGGAGAATTGGGAATTTTTCTGATCGGAGATCAGAGTGTTTTTCCTTGGAGATGGAAAATCCGACCGCCGGGGTTTATCAACTTGCAAATTCTTCCGCAGTTAGTTAAAAGAATGAAATTGGCTGATATTATGACGATACTAGGTAGTATAGATATCATTATGGGAGAAGTTGATCGTTGA
- the rps15 gene encoding ribosomal protein S15, producing MVKNSVISIISQKENEENRGSVEFQVFSFTTKIRRLTSHLELHKKDFSSQRGLRKILGKRQRLLAYLSKRSRGRYKELIDELDIREIKTR from the coding sequence ATGGTAAAAAATTCCGTAATTTCGATTATTTCTCAAAAAGAAAACGAAGAAAATAGAGGGTCTGTTGAATTTCAAGTATTCAGTTTCACCACTAAGATAAGGAGACTTACTTCACATTTGGAATTGCACAAAAAAGACTTTTCATCTCAGAGAGGTTTGCGCAAAATTTTGGGAAAACGTCAACGACTACTAGCCTATTTGTCAAAAAGAAGTAGAGGACGCTATAAAGAATTAATTGATGAGTTGGATATTCGAGAAATAAAAACACGTTAA